The proteins below are encoded in one region of Candidatus Dadabacteria bacterium:
- the rpoZ gene encoding DNA-directed RNA polymerase subunit omega: protein MARITIEDCLEKVENRFALSIAAMKRAGQISKGATVVASENDDNKHVVSALREIAEGKVNVIYPKDRDNY from the coding sequence ATGGCCAGAATTACAATTGAAGACTGCTTAGAGAAAGTTGAAAACAGGTTTGCTCTCTCCATCGCAGCGATGAAAAGAGCAGGCCAGATATCCAAGGGAGCTACCGTGGTGGCGTCTGAGAACGATGACAACAAACATGTTGTTTCGGCGTTAAGAGAGATAGCCGAAGGAAAGGTAAACGTCATATATCCCAAGGATAGAGATAATTACTGA